From Streptomyces sp. NBC_01551:
TCCTGCTGCCCGTGGCGGAGGACGACCTCGTCGTCGGCCCGGTCTTCTCCCGCCGGCCGCAGACCCTCGCGGTGTCCGTCCGGCACCCGTTCGCCGCCCGGGACTCGCTGTCAGCCGAGGAACTCGCCGAGTGCCGGCTCATCGGCCCCGACGGCGACGCCCCCGCGTACTGGCGCCGGGCCCAAGCCCCCGACCAGACCCCGGGCGGCCTCCCCGTACCGGCCGGACCCGGCGTCAACACGCTCCAGGAAGGCCTGAGCCTGACGGCGGCCAACCGCGGCGCCATGCTGCTGTGCCGCGCCACCGCCGACTACCACGCCCGCCACGACTCCCTCGCCTTCGTCCCGGTGCGGGGCCTGCCCGACTCCGAGCTCTGCCTCATCCGCCCCCGCCTCCACCCCTCTCCCCAGGCGGAGGCCTTCGCGCGGGAGATCCGCGGGCGACCGCGGGATCCCGCACGTCGATGACCTGCCGGTGTGGTCCCTGTGGTCCCCGTGGCGCATCCGGGTACGCGGCGTAGGCTCGGTCCGTGATCAGTCAACGCCTCGTCCGGACCTGGGACGTCCACCCCAGCGAGGGGTACTCGACCGCCTGGGCCGAAGTCACCGGGCGTCGGCTCGCCGCGCGCGGGCGGGCCGTCGGGGTGGTGCCCGAGCCCTACTGGCTTGCGTACACGCTGGAGACCGGGGACGACTACGTGACCTCCCGACTGCGCGTCAGCGTGGAGACCGGGAGCGCCGCCCGCGGCCTCGACCTGCGCAACGACGCGGGCCGCTGGAGCGTCGACGGGACGTACCGCCCCGACCTCGACGGCGCGCTCGACTGCGACCTGGGGCTGTGTCCGCTGACCAACACCATGCCCGTCCTGCGCCACGGCCTGCACCGGCGGCCCGATGCCGGCCCGCACGACTTCCTCATGGCCTGGGTCTCGGTGCCCGATCTGACGGTCAGCGCGAACCGGCAGACGTACACGCCGCTCGCGGGCACGGGAGACGCGGCCCGCATCCGGTACGCGTCCGGCGACTTCCGCAGCGACGTCGAGTTCGACGGGCAGGGGCTGGTCCTCGACTACCCGGAACTGGCGACCGCGCTCACCCGGTGAGGCTCAGGCGATGCCCACCGTGTACGCGGCTCGGTATCCGGTGCCGTCGGGGACGGGGGCCAGCGTCATCGTGGCTCCGGAGGCGCGGTAGCGGCTGTCGCGGGCGTTGGGGTGCTCCGGCGCGCGGCGGTCGTCGTACGGCGGGCGGGCGTACACCTTCACCAGCAGGTCCTCGGGGAAGAAGAACTGCGAGACCGACTCGGCGCGGCTGTCGGGGCGCACCTTGAAGTGGATGTGCGGAGCCAGCCCCGCGTACCAGCCGGGCACGATCGTGAGGAACGAGCAGCGGCCGGCGGCGTCCGTGACCTGCGTACCGCGCAGGAAGGTGGCCCCGCCGGTGGAGTAGGTGCCCGAGGGGTCGGCGTGCCAGACGTCGACTGCGGCGTTCGCCAGCGGGCGGCAGCCCACCGGCACCCGCACGACGGTCAGGTCCAGCCGGAACGGCACACCCCGGCGGCCTTCCGTGATGTCGGAGCGGACCCGGTCCAGGTCGAGGTAGTACGGGCCGGCTCCCGCTTCCGTGGCGAGCACGCAGGCCGGGGTCGGGGTCGCGGCGCCGGGGGAGCGCGGGGGCGACGGCGTCGCGGTCGGCGCTGCCGCGCCGCGGGTCGCGGCCGGGCCGGCGCAGGCCGCCGCCAGCGCCGCGACCCCGGCCGATCCGGCGGCCAGCAGGAGCGTGCGGCGGCTGGTGGGGGCCGGGGAACTGCCGTTCTCGCTCATGCGAACCTCTCCCGCGCGCTGCGCGACCGTCGTACGGGACGGCCACCGACGGCGCCCACCGTGCCGGACGGAACGCGCCCCGGCCGCGACCGACACGCCCGGCCGGGGAGACCTCACCGCCGTGGGGGAGCGGCCTACGCTGGGGGAATGCCGCTTGAGTGGGAGCAGACCGTCGTGGACGCCCGGGACCCGGTCGCGCTGGGCAGTTGGTGGGCGCGGGCGCTGGGGTGGGCCGTCGTCAACGACGCCCAGGACGAGTACGAGATCCGCGCCGAGCCCGACCGGCTGCCCGGGCTGCTCTTCGTACCGGTGCCGGAGCCCAAGACGTCGAAGGACCGCCTCCACCTCGACTTCCGCCCCGACGACCAAGAGGCCGAGGTACGGCGCCTGCTGGCGCTCGGCGCGCGCCATGCCGACGTCGGGCAGGGCGCCGAGGCGACGTGGGTCGTGCTCGCCGACCCCGAGGGCAACGAGTTCTGCGTCCTGTCCTCCCGGCGCACCTGAGAGGGCAGGGGTCCGAACTCGGTGCGACTCCGTCACTATGGTGGCGTGCACCGCTTCCGCTTCCCGCGCTACCTGCTCATATGGGTCTCCTGTACGGCCGCCAGCGTGACGGCCGTCATGGCCACCGTCGACTTCGTGGCGGGCTCGACACGGCCGAAACCCCCGGTCGCGCGGTCGGCGCCGACGGTGTTCCCCTCGCCCAGCCCGTCCGGCTCCGGTTCGGGTCCGGGTTCCGCTTCTGCTTCCGCGAGCGCGTCGGCCTCGCCCTCGGCCTCCGGCCCGCAGAGCTCCTCCCCTTCGGTCTCCGCGACGAGCGCCTCCCGCTCGCCCGCCCCGGGCACCCGGGCCTCCGGATCCCCTTCCGCCCCGGTCGGCGCGCCCCGCACCACGCCGAAGCAGAGCTGCGACGACGGCGGGTCCGGTCCGCACACCGTCCCGTCGACGGGCGGCAAGGCGACCGTGCGCTACGGCAGCGACGGGGTGTGCCTGGTCTCCGCCGTCCCGGCGCCCGGGTTCAAGGTGAGCACGGCCCAGAGCGCGGACCACACGCTGACCGTCACCTTCACCGGCAGCGGACACCGCTCGCAGATCACGGCGACCATCGTGCCGTCGGCGCGGGCCAGCGTCCGCGAGACCTCCTTCTGACCGGACGACGGAGGACCCGGTTGTCCGGATTCCGCGCGGCTTCGGGCCCCGCGCGGCTTCGCCCCCGCTTTGCGGGGTTGCGCCCGGGAGTCCGGCGAAGCGGAATCTGCGGGCTTCCTTAAGGGCACCTCAAGATCGCGCCCAACGGCTTTCGGCCACTCCCGACCGGCCTAAGCTCGCGGTCACCGAAGGGCAGGCGGCGGCCGGCCGCCCCGCTGCCCGGGCAGTTCAGGCCACCGGCGTCCGTCCGGCGGACGCTGATTCCGCCTTCCCGAACCCACACAACCCAGGGGTGGCTTCACCATGACTTCTCGCGCTCACCGCTCAGCCCGCCACGGCCGCCGCACCCGGCGGGCCGTACGGATACCCGTCATCGCCGGAGCGGTGGCGACCGTCGCCGCCCTGGGCGCCGCCTGGGCGGGTACGCAGGCGCTCCAGTCGCCGGCCTCGTCCGCTTCCGCGTCGTCCGCGGCCGCTTCCTCGGCCGGCACCAAGTCCGAGGCTCTGGCGGAGGGTGAGCTTCCGCCCGGCACGGTCGTCGTCCCGCCCGCCGACGCCGCGTCCGCTTCGGCGGAGCCCTCGGCGTCCTCCGCGTCGGCCTCGCCCGCCCCGGGGCAGAGTGCCCCGAGTGCCGGCCCCGCCCCGGCGGGCTCGAAGTCGGCCGCCGCCGGGCGCGGCGCGACCGGGGCGACGCCGGCGGCCAAGCCCAAGCAGGCGGCTCCCGCGCCGAAGACGGCGGCCAAGGCCTTCGCCCCCGGCTACGACTCCTCGGCCGACGGACAGCAGGCCCTCGACGCCGCGCTGCGTGCCGCGGCGGCCGACGGGAAGCAGGTCCTGCTCGACTTCGGCGCCAACTGGTGCGGCAACTGCAAGGCGGCGGACAAGGTGTTCGGCCAGACGGCGACGAACGCGCTGCTGGGCGACTCGTACCACCTCGTGAAGATCGACATAGGCAGCCAGAGCTCCGCGAACTTCTCGATCCTGCGCAAGTACTCCACAGGTGGCGGAAGTTACAAAATGCCCGTACTGATCGTGCTCAGCCCGTCCGGGTCGGTCCGCACGGACACCCACCAGACCGGAAACCCCGCGATGACGGCGGACGGCCTGGGCGCCTTCCTGCGCCAGTGGTCGTGACCACGCGGGCCGCGGGCCGCGGCCCGTGCCGTCGGGCGCCCCTGGCCGCCGTACTCGCCGCCACCCTGGCGGCGGCGACCGGCTGTACGTCGGCCGCCGCCGGCCCAGCGGACGCGGACGGGCCGCCCTCGGCGGGCCCCCAGGCGGTGGTCATCGCGGCGCAGGAGCGCCGGGACGCCCCCGAGCTGTCGGGGGCGGACCTCCGGGGCGGCCGGGCCGGCCTGGCACCGCTGCGCGGCCGGGTGGTGGTGCTCAACGTGTGGGGCTCCTGGTGCGGCCCGTGCTGGACCGAGGCCGCCGGGCTGGAGGCCGTACACCGGGAGACCGAGGGTCAGGGCGTACGGTTCCTCGGGATCAACACCCGCGACCGGGACCGGGAGGCGGCCCGCGCCTTCGAGGAGCGGTACGAGCTGACGTACCCCAGCCTGCACGACCCCCGGGGCGACCTGCTGCTCCGCTTCCCCGAGGGCACGCTCAACCCGCAGGCCGTCCCCTCCACCCTGCTCCTCGACCGGCGCGGCCGCGTCGCGGCGAGCATCGCGGGGCCGGTGACTCCCGCCGAACTGCGGCCGCTGATCGCCCGGCTGGCGGGTGAGCCCGAGTGACCCCGGTGCCCGAGGGAGTGCTCGCCCTCCAGGACGCCCCGGGACTCGTCTCGGGCGCGCTGATCGTCGCCGCTCCCGTGGCCTTCGCCGCGGGCCTGGTCTCCTTCCTGTCTCCCTGCGTCCTCCCGCTGGTGCCGGGATACCTGAGCTACGTCACCAGCCTCTCGGTGGAGGACCTCGCCGGAGCCCGGGGCGGGCGCAGGGGCCGCATGCTGGCGGGCGCCTCGCTGTTCGTCCTCGGCTTCTCCGCGGTCCTCGTCTCCGGCGGCGCTCTCTTCGGCTTCTTCGGGCGCCGGCTGCTGGCGCACCAGGAGGTCATCACGACGGTGCTCGGCGCCGTCACGATCGCGATGGGCCTCGCCTTCATGGGCTTCCTTCCGGGATTCGCCCAGCGGGAGTTGCGCAGCCACCGCCGTCCCGTCCTGGGCCTGGCCGGGGCGCCCCTGCTGGGGGTCGTCTTCGGGGTCGGGTGGACACCGTGCATCGGGCCGACGCTGGCCGCGGTGCAGGCGCTGGCGTGGAACGAGGCCAGCGCGGCGCGGGGCGCCCTGCTGATGGTCGCCTACTGCCTGGGGCTGGGCCTCCCGTTCGTCCTCGCGGGGCTGGCGTTCCGCCGCGCGCTGGGGGCCTTCGGCTGGGTCAAGCGCCACTACCAGTGGGTCCTGCGGACCGGCGGCGGGCTGCTCGTCCTCGTCGGTCTGCTGCTGGTCACCGGGGTGTGGGACGACCTCGTGTACCGGATGCAGCTGTGGGCCGCGGACTCCGCCGCGTTCATCTAGGGGCCGTCCGAGCCGATCGCCCCGTCTCCCGCCCGTGAGGGCACACGTACACCACCACGGAAAGACCGGACCACCATGAGCCACACCATCCCCCGATCCACGCCGTCCGCCCCCTACGCACGGCGGTTGGCCGGCGCCGCCGTCGTGCTGCTCGCCGCGGCCGGGCTGACCTCCTGCGCGCCCGAGGAGTCGAAGGCGAGTGCCCCGCCGGTCGCCCGGTTCACCGAGAACGGGGTGACGGTGACGCTCGGCGTCGCCGACTGGAAGGACGCGAAGGGCACCCTGACGGCCACCTTCACCCCGACCGAGGCGGGCTACCACCTCTACAGCACCGACCTGCCCGCCGAGGGCGTGGAGGGGGTGGGCCGACCCACCTCCGTCAAGGTGGCCG
This genomic window contains:
- a CDS encoding LysR family transcriptional regulator, whose amino-acid sequence is MSGIEIRELEAFLALARELHFGRAGERLYVSQSRVSQLLRSLESRIGAPLVERTSRRVRLTPLGESFLAGLRPAYDALRATVDEARAAARGTGGELRIGFQGTVEDHLGRAIARFGDRYPDCAIDLVEIPLSDPFGPLRRREVDCAVVLLPVAEDDLVVGPVFSRRPQTLAVSVRHPFAARDSLSAEELAECRLIGPDGDAPAYWRRAQAPDQTPGGLPVPAGPGVNTLQEGLSLTAANRGAMLLCRATADYHARHDSLAFVPVRGLPDSELCLIRPRLHPSPQAEAFAREIRGRPRDPARR
- a CDS encoding putative glycolipid-binding domain-containing protein — protein: MISQRLVRTWDVHPSEGYSTAWAEVTGRRLAARGRAVGVVPEPYWLAYTLETGDDYVTSRLRVSVETGSAARGLDLRNDAGRWSVDGTYRPDLDGALDCDLGLCPLTNTMPVLRHGLHRRPDAGPHDFLMAWVSVPDLTVSANRQTYTPLAGTGDAARIRYASGDFRSDVEFDGQGLVLDYPELATALTR
- a CDS encoding intradiol ring-cleavage dioxygenase produces the protein MSENGSSPAPTSRRTLLLAAGSAGVAALAAACAGPAATRGAAAPTATPSPPRSPGAATPTPACVLATEAGAGPYYLDLDRVRSDITEGRRGVPFRLDLTVVRVPVGCRPLANAAVDVWHADPSGTYSTGGATFLRGTQVTDAAGRCSFLTIVPGWYAGLAPHIHFKVRPDSRAESVSQFFFPEDLLVKVYARPPYDDRRAPEHPNARDSRYRASGATMTLAPVPDGTGYRAAYTVGIA
- a CDS encoding VOC family protein — protein: MPLEWEQTVVDARDPVALGSWWARALGWAVVNDAQDEYEIRAEPDRLPGLLFVPVPEPKTSKDRLHLDFRPDDQEAEVRRLLALGARHADVGQGAEATWVVLADPEGNEFCVLSSRRT
- a CDS encoding thioredoxin family protein, whose translation is MTSRAHRSARHGRRTRRAVRIPVIAGAVATVAALGAAWAGTQALQSPASSASASSAAASSAGTKSEALAEGELPPGTVVVPPADAASASAEPSASSASASPAPGQSAPSAGPAPAGSKSAAAGRGATGATPAAKPKQAAPAPKTAAKAFAPGYDSSADGQQALDAALRAAAADGKQVLLDFGANWCGNCKAADKVFGQTATNALLGDSYHLVKIDIGSQSSANFSILRKYSTGGGSYKMPVLIVLSPSGSVRTDTHQTGNPAMTADGLGAFLRQWS
- a CDS encoding TlpA disulfide reductase family protein → MTTRAAGRGPCRRAPLAAVLAATLAAATGCTSAAAGPADADGPPSAGPQAVVIAAQERRDAPELSGADLRGGRAGLAPLRGRVVVLNVWGSWCGPCWTEAAGLEAVHRETEGQGVRFLGINTRDRDREAARAFEERYELTYPSLHDPRGDLLLRFPEGTLNPQAVPSTLLLDRRGRVAASIAGPVTPAELRPLIARLAGEPE
- a CDS encoding cytochrome c biogenesis CcdA family protein, with product MTPVPEGVLALQDAPGLVSGALIVAAPVAFAAGLVSFLSPCVLPLVPGYLSYVTSLSVEDLAGARGGRRGRMLAGASLFVLGFSAVLVSGGALFGFFGRRLLAHQEVITTVLGAVTIAMGLAFMGFLPGFAQRELRSHRRPVLGLAGAPLLGVVFGVGWTPCIGPTLAAVQALAWNEASAARGALLMVAYCLGLGLPFVLAGLAFRRALGAFGWVKRHYQWVLRTGGGLLVLVGLLLVTGVWDDLVYRMQLWAADSAAFI